In Quercus robur chromosome 10, dhQueRobu3.1, whole genome shotgun sequence, a genomic segment contains:
- the LOC126702916 gene encoding F-box protein At4g09920-like isoform X3, translated as MDKTALPSDKSIEDRISQLPDEMLISVLSFLMPKEAFRTSVLSHRWKCLCPFLPRSLDFDGLYTMWEIEREKKSLQFERKKFLQWVNDTLKSCRVSTIDEFRVCFELDDGSKSHVDGWIDFAISKGVKRLELDFTARSPFKDASNFYRFPNESFTSDKTCIKSLTSLTLKYIRVTGELLEHFLSNCPLLERLHVDNSEDLVNLKIYGSSLKLKYLHIIRCLEFKSIEINAPNLESFGYVGNEIRLHVHSAPRLLDVRIGGMYSHPIYYAFGSLSSYLYQLESLTLDVHSYTYNGVEFPEFQTLTKLKHLKVTVATNEGSSLLGLIPLIEAAPFLHKFVFELILSKINFPKKARKVKKYPNEHLKEVEIVGFAGRAIDIQLVVYLLESAINLEKIIVNPYAPYIVGIPRPENVRTTVKFEGAREAAKRLKEKQLTRAEFVIM; from the exons ATGGATAAGACAGCGTTGCCTTCCGACAAG TCGATCGAGGACCGGATAAGTCAGTTGCCAGATGAGATGCTTAtctctgttctttctttcttgatgCCGAAGGAAGCATTTAGAACTAGTGTTCTTTCCCATAGATGGAAATGTCTTTGCCCATTCTTGCCTCGTAGTTTGGACTTTGATGGTCTATATACAATGTgggaaattgagagagaaaagaaatcatTGCAATTTGAAAGGAAGAAATTTTTACAGTGGGTGAATGACACTCTAAAATCATGTCGAGTCTCAACTATAGATGAGTTCAGAGTTTGTTTTGAGCTTGATGATGGTTCTAAAAGTCACGTTGATGGATGGATTGACTTTGCAATCTCAAAGGGAGTTAAGAGACTTGAATTGGACTTTACAGCAAGAAGCCCATTCAAAGATGCAAGTAATTTTTATAGGTTTCCAAATGAGAGTTTTACAAGTGACAAAACTTGCATCAAGTCCCTCACATCCCTCACTCTAAAATACATACGTGTAACTGGAGAGCTTCTGGAGCACTTCCTTTCCAATTGCCCCTTGCTTGAAAGATTACATGTGGACAATTCTGAAGATTTAGTGAATCTGAAGATTTATGGTTCATCGTTGAAGTTGAAGTACTTACACATAATACGttgtttagaatttaaaagTATTGAGATTAATGCTCCAAATCTTGAGTCTTTTGGCTATGTTGGTAACGAAATAAGACTGCATGTTCATTCTGCACCCCGTCTTCTAGATGTACGTATTGGTGGGATGTATTCGCATCCTATATATTATGCATTTGGCTCTCTTTCAAGCTACCTTTATCAGCTAGAGAGTTTGACGCTCGATGTTCACTCCTATACTTAT aatGGCGTTGAATTCCCTGAATTTCAAACTCTTACCAAGCTTAAACACCTTAAGGTCACAGTTGCCACAAATGAGGGATCAAGCCTCCTCGGTTTAATACCTCTAATAGAAGCAGCAccttttttacataaatttgtCTTTGAG TTGATATTGTCGAAGatcaattttccaaaaaaggCAAGGAAGGTGAAGAAATATCCCAATGAACACCTCAAGGAGGTGGAAATAGTTGGGTTTGCAGGGCGTGCAATAGACATTCAGCTTGTTGTTTACTTACTCGAAAGTGCCATCAACCTTGAGAAGATTATTGTTAATCCTTATGCTCCATATATAGTGGGAATCCCTCGCCCAGAGAATGTGAGGACTACTGTTAAATTCGAAGGTGCCAGAGAAGCTGCCAAGCGGCTTAAGGAAAAACAACTTACAAGAGCTGAGTTTGTTATAATGTAA
- the LOC126702916 gene encoding F-box protein At4g09920-like isoform X1: MDKTVLPIMDKTVLPSDKSIEDRISQLPDEMLISVLSFLMPKEAFRTSVLSHRWKCLCPFLPRSLDFDGLYTMWEIEREKKSLQFERKKFLQWVNDTLKSCRVSTIDEFRVCFELDDGSKSHVDGWIDFAISKGVKRLELDFTARSPFKDASNFYRFPNESFTSDKTCIKSLTSLTLKYIRVTGELLEHFLSNCPLLERLHVDNSEDLVNLKIYGSSLKLKYLHIIRCLEFKSIEINAPNLESFGYVGNEIRLHVHSAPRLLDVRIGGMYSHPIYYAFGSLSSYLYQLESLTLDVHSYTYNGVEFPEFQTLTKLKHLKVTVATNEGSSLLGLIPLIEAAPFLHKFVFELILSKINFPKKARKVKKYPNEHLKEVEIVGFAGRAIDIQLVVYLLESAINLEKIIVNPYAPYIVGIPRPENVRTTVKFEGAREAAKRLKEKQLTRAEFVIM, translated from the exons ATGGATAAGACAGTGTTGCCAATCATGGATAAGACAGTGTTGCCTTCTGACAAG TCGATCGAGGACCGGATAAGTCAGTTGCCAGATGAGATGCTTAtctctgttctttctttcttgatgCCGAAGGAAGCATTTAGAACTAGTGTTCTTTCCCATAGATGGAAATGTCTTTGCCCATTCTTGCCTCGTAGTTTGGACTTTGATGGTCTATATACAATGTgggaaattgagagagaaaagaaatcatTGCAATTTGAAAGGAAGAAATTTTTACAGTGGGTGAATGACACTCTAAAATCATGTCGAGTCTCAACTATAGATGAGTTCAGAGTTTGTTTTGAGCTTGATGATGGTTCTAAAAGTCACGTTGATGGATGGATTGACTTTGCAATCTCAAAGGGAGTTAAGAGACTTGAATTGGACTTTACAGCAAGAAGCCCATTCAAAGATGCAAGTAATTTTTATAGGTTTCCAAATGAGAGTTTTACAAGTGACAAAACTTGCATCAAGTCCCTCACATCCCTCACTCTAAAATACATACGTGTAACTGGAGAGCTTCTGGAGCACTTCCTTTCCAATTGCCCCTTGCTTGAAAGATTACATGTGGACAATTCTGAAGATTTAGTGAATCTGAAGATTTATGGTTCATCGTTGAAGTTGAAGTACTTACACATAATACGttgtttagaatttaaaagTATTGAGATTAATGCTCCAAATCTTGAGTCTTTTGGCTATGTTGGTAACGAAATAAGACTGCATGTTCATTCTGCACCCCGTCTTCTAGATGTACGTATTGGTGGGATGTATTCGCATCCTATATATTATGCATTTGGCTCTCTTTCAAGCTACCTTTATCAGCTAGAGAGTTTGACGCTCGATGTTCACTCCTATACTTAT aatGGCGTTGAATTCCCTGAATTTCAAACTCTTACCAAGCTTAAACACCTTAAGGTCACAGTTGCCACAAATGAGGGATCAAGCCTCCTCGGTTTAATACCTCTAATAGAAGCAGCAccttttttacataaatttgtCTTTGAG TTGATATTGTCGAAGatcaattttccaaaaaaggCAAGGAAGGTGAAGAAATATCCCAATGAACACCTCAAGGAGGTGGAAATAGTTGGGTTTGCAGGGCGTGCAATAGACATTCAGCTTGTTGTTTACTTACTCGAAAGTGCCATCAACCTTGAGAAGATTATTGTTAATCCTTATGCTCCATATATAGTGGGAATCCCTCGCCCAGAGAATGTGAGGACTACTGTTAAATTCGAAGGTGCCAGAGAAGCTGCCAAGCGGCTTAAGGAAAAACAACTTACAAGAGCTGAGTTTGTTATAATGTAA
- the LOC126702916 gene encoding F-box/LRR-repeat protein At1g55660-like isoform X2: MDKTVLPIMDKTVLPSDKSIEDRISQLPDEMLISVLSFLTPKEAFRTSVLSHRWKCLCPFLPRSLDFDGLYTMWEIERGKKSLQFERKKFLQWVNDTLKSCRVSTIDEFRVCFQFDDGSKSHVDGWIDFAISKGVKRLELDFTATDPFKDASNFYRFPNERFTSDKTCIKSLTSLTLKYIRVTGELLEHFLSNCPLLERLHVDNSEDLVNLNICGSSLKLKYLHIIHCLKFKSIEINAPNLESFGYVGKKIKLHVHSAPHLLDVRIGSMYAFGSLSSYLYQLESLSLAVHSYTYEGVKFPEFQTLTKLKHLKVTVDASEGSSLLGLIPLIEAAPFLHKFVFELILWEINFPKKARKVKKYPNEHLKEVEIVGFAGRAIDIQLVVYLLESAINLEKIIVNLCAPYVVGIPCPRNIRTTAEYKGAREAAMRLKEKQLTRAEFVIM, encoded by the exons ATGGATAAGACAGTGTTGCCAATCATGGATAAGACAGTGTTGCCTTCTGACAAG TCGATCGAGGACCGGATAAGTCAGTTGCCAGATGAGATGCTTAtctctgttctttctttcttgacGCCGAAGGAAGCATTTAGAACTAGTGTTCTTTCCCATAGATGGAAATGTCTTTGCCCATTCTTGCCTCGCAGTTTGGACTTTGATGGTCTATATACAATGTGGGAAATtgagagaggaaagaaatcATTGCAATTTGAAAGGAAGAAATTTTTACAGTGGGTGAATGACACTCTAAAATCATGTCGAGTCTCAACTATAGATGAGTTCAGAGTTTGTTTTCAGTTTGATGATGGTTCTAAAAGTCACGTTGATGGATGGATTGACTTTGCAATCTCAAAGGGAGTTAAGAGACTTGAATTGGATTTTACAGCAACAGACCCATTCAAAGATGCAAGTAATTTTTATAGGTTTCCAAATGAGCGTTTTACAAGTGACAAAACTTGCATCAAGTCCCTCACATCCCTCACTCTAAAATACATACGTGTAACTGGAGAGCTTCTGGAGCACTTCCTTTCCAATTGTCCCTTGCTTGAAAGATTACATGTGGACAATTCTGAAGATTTAGTGAATCTGAATATTTGCGGTTCATCGTTGAAGTTGAAGTACTTACACATAAtacattgtttaaaatttaaaagtattgaGATTAATGCTCCAAATCTTGAGTCTTTTGGCTAtgttggtaaaaaaataaaactgcaTGTTCATTCTGCACCCCATCTTCTAGATGTCCGTATTGGTTCGATGTATGCATTTGGCTCTCTTTCGAGCTACCTTTATCAGCTAGAGAGTTTGTCGCTTGCTGTTCACTCCTATACTTAT gaAGGCGTTAAATTCCCTGAATTTCAAACTCTTACCAAGCTTAAACACCTTAAGGTCACAGTTGATGCAAGTGAAGGATCAAGCCTCCTCGGTTTAATACCTCTAATAGAAGCAGCAccttttttacataaatttgtCTTTGAG TTGATATTGTGGGAGatcaattttccaaaaaaggCAAGGAAGGTGAAGAAATATCCCAATGAACACCTCAAGGAGGTGGAAATAGTTGGGTTTGCAGGGCGTGCAATAGACATTCAGCTTGTTGTTTACTTACTCGAAAGTGCCATCAACCTCGAGAAGATTATTGTTAATCTTTGTGCTCCATATGTAGTGGGAATCCCTTGCCCAAGGAATATTAGGACTACAGCTGAATACAAAGGTGCCAGAGAAGCTGCCATGCGGCTAAAGGAAAAACAACTTACAAGAGCTGAGTTTGTTATAATGTAA